The following coding sequences lie in one Micromonospora sp. R77 genomic window:
- a CDS encoding roadblock/LC7 domain-containing protein, which translates to MSGLPHRVPRAAGTLPPPRRLPPSLAGHPALPYPAIAQQLAELRLQIPGVDGCVLGGVDGLLITHNMQTDVDPNELAALAATTYGLGRQVGSRLGQGGFQQSTIRNADGYLSVYAVSRQALLAVVGQDSINVARLHLHAPAITERLADLLEGVTPTAD; encoded by the coding sequence GTGAGCGGACTTCCCCACCGGGTACCGAGGGCGGCGGGCACCCTGCCGCCGCCCCGCCGCCTGCCACCGTCGCTGGCCGGGCACCCGGCCCTGCCCTATCCGGCGATCGCGCAGCAGCTGGCCGAGCTGCGGCTGCAGATCCCCGGGGTGGACGGCTGCGTCCTGGGCGGCGTGGACGGCCTGCTCATCACGCACAACATGCAGACCGACGTCGACCCGAACGAGCTGGCCGCGCTGGCCGCGACGACGTACGGGCTGGGCCGGCAGGTCGGCTCCCGGCTCGGCCAGGGCGGGTTCCAGCAGTCCACGATCCGCAACGCGGACGGCTACCTGAGCGTCTACGCGGTCAGCCGGCAGGCGTTGCTCGCCGTCGTCGGGCAGGACAGCATCAACGTGGCCCGGCTGCACCTGCACGCCCCGGCGATCACCGAACGCCTCGCCGACCTGCTGGAGGGGGTCACCCCGACCGCCGACTGA
- a CDS encoding nuclear transport factor 2 family protein, translating into MDLRTAERQLQAAQRAADVESLDALLHPRVVGAGPDGTVFTKEDDLESYRSGALRITNLVEESLDVQDDGETGVTRTVAAVDAVQGGVVMSARLRYTRLWVREDGNWRVLAATFVPVQ; encoded by the coding sequence ATGGATCTCCGTACCGCGGAACGGCAACTCCAAGCCGCTCAGCGTGCCGCCGATGTCGAGTCCCTCGACGCGCTTCTGCACCCCCGGGTCGTGGGCGCTGGACCGGATGGAACGGTTTTCACGAAGGAAGATGACCTGGAGAGCTACCGCTCAGGGGCCCTGCGGATCACCAACCTGGTGGAGGAGTCGCTCGACGTCCAGGACGACGGTGAGACGGGGGTGACCCGCACGGTCGCTGCGGTGGATGCCGTTCAGGGCGGTGTCGTCATGTCCGCGCGGTTGCGCTACACCCGGCTGTGGGTGCGTGAGGACGGCAACTGGCGAGTGTTGGCCGCCACCTTCGTCCCGGTCCAGTGA
- a CDS encoding sulfite exporter TauE/SafE family protein: MDLSDAALLLAAGLAAGTVNAVAGGGSLITFPALIAVGLPPVPANVSNSVSVFPGYVASVAGSRADLPPGRQLWPLLPTAVLGTVVGCALLLATPARAFELVVPFLVLGATAVLAFQDPLRRLVGHPAEIGPRRRRVTVQAMVAVGTVYGGYFGAALGVMLVAGLALVLDATLARVSAVKNLLSAVVGLTTLVVFALFGPVNWAAVAVVAPASLVGGYAGARLVRRLPPVVLKTMIVVFGTVIGLYLLWRALH, from the coding sequence ATGGACCTCTCCGACGCCGCGCTCCTGCTCGCCGCCGGTCTCGCCGCGGGCACGGTGAACGCGGTGGCCGGGGGCGGTTCGCTGATCACCTTCCCGGCGCTGATCGCGGTGGGCCTGCCGCCGGTGCCGGCGAACGTCAGCAACTCGGTCTCGGTCTTCCCGGGGTACGTCGCCAGCGTGGCGGGCAGCCGGGCGGACCTGCCGCCCGGGCGGCAACTGTGGCCGTTGCTGCCCACGGCGGTGCTCGGCACGGTGGTCGGCTGCGCGCTGCTGCTGGCCACCCCGGCGCGGGCCTTCGAGCTGGTGGTGCCGTTCCTGGTGCTCGGCGCGACCGCCGTGCTGGCGTTCCAGGATCCGCTGCGCCGGCTGGTCGGTCACCCGGCCGAGATCGGTCCGCGCCGCCGGCGGGTCACGGTGCAGGCGATGGTCGCGGTCGGCACCGTGTACGGCGGTTACTTCGGCGCGGCGCTCGGCGTCATGCTGGTCGCCGGGCTGGCCCTGGTGCTGGACGCGACGCTGGCCCGGGTGTCGGCGGTGAAGAACCTGCTCTCGGCGGTGGTGGGGCTTACCACGCTGGTGGTGTTCGCGCTCTTCGGCCCGGTGAACTGGGCGGCCGTCGCGGTGGTCGCGCCGGCCAGCCTGGTCGGCGGGTACGCGGGTGCCCGGCTGGTCCGCCGGCTGCCGCCGGTGGTGCTGAAGACCATGATCGTCGTGTTCGGCACGGTCATCGGTCTCTATCTGCTCTGGCGCGCGCTGCACTGA